In a single window of the Alphaproteobacteria bacterium genome:
- the dacB gene encoding D-alanyl-D-alanine carboxypeptidase/D-alanyl-D-alanine-endopeptidase: MIKNFLCTLFFSFSLVIAFQDSAQALNNNLQQTIKASVKASNPSLNVGVAVIPLHSTASKGEPVVALKGDRFFTLASTTKVITSIMALRELGADYTYNTSIHSRKNEDGSYDLYLKFEGDPTLTSSRLLQLFQNAKQKLGENSRVRKLHVTLPRNHFTPTAPGWLVGDTYYCYASPVGYGILDQNCVDIDDEKQTSLAKKADASYKADTARRAPGNLEGYIDEKVRAILTQTSLTKDHDLHHGPLPEGVTEIASTKSVPLKSILKPILKKSKNLPTDALYIKIGTHKGQNQWGTVGSSILTSLGQAYNIDFKGAIMTDGSGLSRYNALTPIQMARLLESAYYDPRTGDHFYYSLPQLGIDGSLQYRHTETNLRGKFYGKTGSMKGISTLAGYMEKGQNAYVVVIMMNNFTEKQKKYRDLQDKILEIVYNNVK; the protein is encoded by the coding sequence ATGATAAAGAATTTTCTTTGCACCCTCTTTTTCTCCTTTTCGCTTGTCATAGCATTCCAAGACTCAGCTCAAGCATTGAATAACAATCTTCAGCAAACAATTAAAGCTTCTGTGAAGGCAAGCAATCCGAGCTTGAATGTGGGCGTTGCTGTTATCCCTCTCCATAGCACGGCCTCGAAGGGTGAGCCTGTTGTTGCCCTTAAAGGAGATCGTTTCTTTACGCTTGCGAGCACAACAAAAGTGATCACATCCATTATGGCTTTGCGTGAATTAGGGGCTGATTATACTTACAATACGTCAATCCACTCGCGCAAAAATGAAGACGGTAGTTATGATCTTTATCTCAAATTTGAAGGTGACCCAACACTCACCAGCAGCCGACTTTTGCAGCTGTTTCAAAACGCGAAACAAAAGCTTGGTGAAAATAGCCGCGTTAGGAAACTTCATGTGACGCTTCCTCGTAATCATTTCACCCCAACAGCCCCTGGTTGGCTTGTTGGCGATACATACTATTGCTATGCATCACCCGTCGGTTATGGCATTTTAGATCAAAATTGCGTTGATATTGATGATGAAAAACAAACAAGTCTTGCCAAAAAGGCCGACGCTAGTTACAAGGCTGATACTGCACGCAGAGCACCAGGCAATCTTGAAGGCTATATCGATGAGAAAGTCAGAGCCATCTTGACACAAACAAGCCTTACCAAAGACCACGACCTTCACCATGGCCCTTTGCCTGAAGGTGTGACTGAAATTGCGAGCACAAAATCGGTTCCATTAAAATCGATCTTAAAACCAATTCTCAAAAAATCAAAAAATCTACCAACCGATGCTCTTTATATCAAAATTGGAACCCATAAAGGCCAAAATCAATGGGGCACTGTTGGATCATCCATTTTAACCTCTTTGGGTCAAGCCTATAATATTGATTTTAAAGGGGCTATCATGACTGATGGATCGGGCCTTTCACGATACAATGCCCTTACACCAATCCAAATGGCAAGACTCTTAGAAAGCGCTTATTACGATCCTAGAACGGGAGATCATTTTTATTACTCTCTCCCACAACTTGGCATTGATGGGTCTCTTCAATACCGACATACAGAAACAAATCTGCGCGGAAAATTTTATGGAAAAACAGGATCCATGAAAGGCATTTCAACCTTGGCAGGCTATATGGAAAAAGGCCAAAATGCTTATGTCGTTGTCATTATGATGAACAACTTCACTGAAAAGCAGAAAAAATATCGAGACTTACAGGATAAAATTCTTGAGATCGTCTATAACAACGTGAAATAA